The following coding sequences are from one Deltaproteobacteria bacterium window:
- a CDS encoding alpha/beta hydrolase fold domain-containing protein: MVTNEGLLESAAKLYADGKDLKDPLVSPVYGDFTGFPPDFLVSGTRDLFLSNAVGRHMKMRRARVVADLMVIEGVSRAEYLFLYESPESKLVYSQLKGFLLKYLE, from the coding sequence TTGGTAACCAACGAGGGGCTGCTGGAAAGTGCCGCAAAACTGTACGCTGACGGTAAAGACCTGAAAGATCCTCTTGTTTCGCCTGTTTATGGTGATTTTACGGGCTTCCCTCCGGACTTCCTTGTAAGCGGCACACGGGACTTGTTTCTCAGCAATGCGGTTGGGAGGCACATGAAAATGAGAAGGGCACGTGTGGTTGCCGACCTTATGGTGATCGAAGGGGTCTCGCGTGCGGAATATCTGTTCCTGTATGAATCACCGGAATCGAAATTGGTCTATAGCCAATTGAAAGGATTTCTGCTGAAATACCTTGAATAG
- a CDS encoding NAD-dependent epimerase/dehydratase family protein — protein sequence MANPNNVIVTGGSGLLGSSLVHQLVEGGQEHPIVMDINPDPKRLKDIMDQIEYVRSDVADPEALASLIGRTKPTKIYHIAAYLGDACERNQMEAVRINVNGFMHLLETARQHNVSRVLFSSSATTYGEDLEEGEVLNDRTLQRPASFYGITKVFAENAGRYYRRRFGLDYRGIHYPAIIGPGERVGGIVSYTSAIIEHSARGESYTVPISPEIRLPLVYVEDGGRALIMLGNAPAENIKTVNYFINGVKDPVPTAGEMVEMVNRHIPGARITFDINPEWDKLLKSASHLVDDNSSVREWAWKPSYDTYDKIIDAYLQALKNE from the coding sequence ATGGCGAATCCAAACAATGTCATTGTCACCGGGGGATCGGGACTTCTGGGGTCTTCGCTCGTACATCAACTCGTCGAGGGGGGGCAAGAACACCCGATCGTAATGGACATCAACCCGGATCCCAAGCGGCTGAAGGATATTATGGACCAGATCGAATATGTGCGGTCCGACGTTGCCGACCCCGAGGCGCTTGCCTCTCTCATCGGCAGGACAAAGCCCACGAAGATTTACCACATCGCAGCGTATCTGGGGGATGCCTGTGAAAGAAACCAGATGGAGGCCGTGCGTATCAACGTGAACGGGTTCATGCACCTGCTGGAGACGGCGAGGCAGCACAACGTGTCCCGAGTGCTCTTTTCCAGTTCCGCCACCACGTATGGAGAGGACCTTGAAGAAGGGGAGGTGCTCAACGACAGAACTCTACAGCGTCCCGCATCATTCTATGGGATTACGAAGGTTTTCGCCGAGAACGCCGGGAGGTATTACAGAAGGAGGTTCGGGCTGGATTACCGAGGGATTCACTATCCCGCTATCATCGGACCGGGTGAGCGAGTCGGGGGTATTGTCAGCTATACCTCGGCGATCATCGAGCACTCGGCGAGAGGGGAATCTTACACGGTGCCCATCAGTCCGGAAATCCGCCTGCCCCTCGTCTATGTGGAAGATGGTGGCCGTGCCCTGATCATGCTGGGAAACGCACCGGCGGAGAACATCAAAACCGTGAACTACTTCATCAACGGCGTCAAGGACCCAGTGCCGACTGCAGGCGAGATGGTGGAGATGGTGAATCGGCACATCCCGGGCGCACGGATTACGTTCGACATCAATCCGGAGTGGGATAAGCTGCTCAAATCCGCCTCCCACCTTGTGGACGACAACAGCTCCGTAAGGGAGTGGGCCTGGAAGCCGAGCTATGACACCTATGACAAGATCATCGACGCCTATCTCCAAGCCCTGAAGAATGAATAG
- a CDS encoding amidohydrolase family protein, translating into MKEKIPCKVERREFLKTAGIAAAAGAAAMIPGTLSADAPAGDPGKSRKKFKVIDFRCRPPLKAFHGLYKMRLGYIAERPTYLGNPATHGRVPECVKRFESSGAMALWWKEIDSTGIEAVVVAGRYMAGEQGSMGYKELLEYEKKYPGRFYGIAPVNLDQPVEKSKEELQKALDSGIRGATVEPGYRMAGGPTTYDDISLYPIYEVMQDSGKILQVQTGAFADPNNWDKPNQIWRMDSVMKQFPRLRLVVGHGGYPRITEMLALALKWPSVTISSDVYTFWPGGQLYQENIEMLQDQFVYGSAYPFGNFDTTLKQTLALPLADRVMEKYLYLNAKRLLNLS; encoded by the coding sequence ATGAAAGAGAAAATTCCATGCAAGGTTGAAAGGCGCGAGTTTCTCAAGACTGCTGGCATTGCTGCTGCAGCGGGCGCGGCAGCTATGATTCCGGGAACCCTTTCGGCTGACGCCCCTGCCGGAGATCCCGGCAAGAGCAGAAAGAAGTTCAAGGTCATCGACTTCCGATGCCGTCCACCCCTGAAGGCATTCCACGGGCTGTATAAGATGCGCCTGGGCTATATCGCTGAGCGCCCTACCTATCTCGGCAACCCGGCAACCCACGGGAGGGTTCCTGAATGTGTCAAGCGGTTCGAGTCGTCCGGGGCTATGGCACTTTGGTGGAAGGAAATAGATTCTACGGGAATCGAAGCCGTTGTTGTGGCCGGCCGCTACATGGCAGGAGAACAGGGGAGCATGGGATACAAGGAGTTGCTCGAGTACGAGAAAAAATACCCTGGACGTTTCTATGGCATAGCACCTGTGAATCTGGATCAGCCTGTAGAGAAGTCAAAGGAAGAGCTGCAAAAAGCGCTGGACAGCGGAATTAGGGGAGCAACTGTCGAGCCCGGTTATCGGATGGCGGGCGGCCCGACCACGTACGATGACATTTCGCTGTACCCGATCTATGAAGTCATGCAGGACAGCGGGAAGATCCTGCAGGTCCAGACAGGTGCCTTTGCCGATCCCAACAACTGGGACAAGCCCAACCAGATTTGGCGGATGGACAGCGTGATGAAGCAATTTCCCAGGCTCAGGCTGGTGGTGGGGCACGGAGGCTACCCCCGCATCACCGAAATGCTGGCGCTTGCGCTGAAGTGGCCGAGTGTAACGATCAGTTCGGACGTTTATACCTTCTGGCCCGGGGGGCAGCTCTACCAGGAGAATATCGAAATGCTCCAGGATCAATTCGTGTACGGATCCGCCTATCCCTTCGGCAATTTCGACACCACGCTGAAACAGACCCTCGCCCTGCCCCTTGCCGACAGGGTCATGGAAAAGTATCTCTATCTGAATGCCAAGAGACTACTGAACCTGTCGTAA
- a CDS encoding alpha/beta hydrolase fold domain-containing protein produces MVVLGILVFSTSATSVLARTGEKQWVIREKTIPAAPQAGGKVLRDFLLGIPQPDVSAVRKIDPKNENRVFMYLYGGAYVFNPGKAGLAEAVLIAARCNIRVISVDYRMPPKHPFPAVLDDAVNVYREPLKKHRAGCIALGGTSAGGGLTPATVHKLKALGLDVPAALFAGIPWTDLTKTGDSYYIN; encoded by the coding sequence TTGGTGGTATTGGGGATTCTTGTCTTCTCGACCTCTGCAACAAGCGTGCTGGCAAGAACTGGTGAAAAACAGTGGGTCATACGTGAAAAAACAATTCCGGCAGCGCCACAGGCCGGCGGTAAGGTGCTCCGTGATTTTCTTCTCGGTATTCCCCAGCCGGATGTTTCGGCGGTAAGAAAGATCGATCCGAAAAACGAAAATCGCGTCTTCATGTATCTCTATGGAGGCGCCTATGTTTTCAATCCAGGCAAGGCGGGTTTGGCGGAGGCCGTTTTGATTGCGGCCAGGTGCAATATCCGGGTGATATCGGTTGATTACCGGATGCCTCCCAAACACCCGTTCCCGGCGGTGCTGGATGATGCAGTGAATGTGTACAGGGAACCGTTGAAAAAACACCGTGCGGGGTGTATCGCCCTAGGCGGGACCTCTGCCGGAGGCGGATTGACCCCGGCCACGGTCCACAAACTCAAGGCATTGGGGCTTGATGTGCCGGCCGCCCTGTTTGCGGGGATACCCTGGACCGACCTGACAAAGACCGGTGACAGCTATTACATCAATTAG
- a CDS encoding bile acid:sodium symporter family protein: MRETLEMLFRISVLTFVIGSMISMGLSLTVRQILGPLRNARVVVLSLIANFVLVPLFVYGMLAVIPVPEGVKIGLILLSLAAGAPFLPKLAEIARSDAAFSIGLMLLLMVVTIFYLPVMLPFLLSGAKISSWAIAKSLILLMLIPLLAALFFRARAEAAAKRLQAVFTKLSNIALIVLAATLIILNTKSLIAMVGPSLIAIVLLLIAAMLIGYGLGGPGRDGRVVLSLGTGQRNISAAILVAAQNFKDPEVTLTMVALAVMGLVIMLPVAGRMGKRASR; this comes from the coding sequence ATGAGAGAGACTCTGGAGATGCTCTTCCGAATTTCCGTGTTGACCTTCGTGATCGGAAGCATGATCAGCATGGGGCTGAGCCTGACCGTCCGCCAGATTCTGGGGCCTCTGAGGAACGCCAGAGTTGTTGTGTTGTCCCTCATTGCCAATTTCGTCCTGGTCCCTCTTTTCGTGTATGGCATGTTGGCGGTCATTCCGGTCCCCGAAGGGGTGAAAATCGGTCTGATCCTGCTTTCCCTGGCGGCCGGCGCGCCCTTTCTGCCGAAGCTGGCGGAAATCGCCAGAAGCGATGCGGCCTTTTCCATCGGGCTGATGCTGCTGCTCATGGTGGTCACGATCTTCTACCTGCCGGTCATGCTGCCGTTCCTGTTGTCGGGTGCCAAGATAAGTTCCTGGGCCATCGCCAAGTCCCTGATCCTCCTGATGCTGATACCGCTGCTTGCTGCGCTCTTTTTCCGCGCGCGCGCCGAGGCCGCTGCGAAACGCCTCCAGGCGGTATTCACCAAGCTGAGCAACATCGCGCTGATCGTGCTGGCGGCGACCCTGATTATCCTGAACACGAAGAGCCTGATCGCCATGGTGGGGCCGAGCCTGATCGCCATCGTCCTCCTGCTGATAGCGGCCATGCTCATCGGGTATGGACTTGGGGGACCGGGCCGCGACGGGCGCGTTGTCCTGTCTCTCGGGACGGGCCAGCGGAACATATCGGCCGCCATCCTGGTGGCGGCGCAGAATTTCAAGGACCCGGAGGTGACCCTGACGATGGTTGCTCTGGCCGTCATGGGTCTTGTCATCATGCTTCCTGTCGCGGGCAGGATGGGGAAGCGGGCTTCCAGATGA
- a CDS encoding NAD(P)-dependent alcohol dehydrogenase codes for MKAYRLFEWKEPPKFVDIPVPEPGAGQVRLKVAGNGICQSDLHLIHEWEASPPHLKIELPMTIGHEVGGWIDKLGPGVSGFEPDQAAIVTIAGCGHCRYCAAGWNNYCLNKGKQVGMGLDGGLAEYVVAPAGAVVPVNIDPAEAAPLTDAALSSYHAVKRVLPLLTGGTTVAVIGVGGLGHLAVQELKAMSPARIIAYDLSDSALELAKELGADECRRSEDPNFEKMSMEAVLDFVGAGGTIASATRMIKPLGHIAVVGRGPGSFEFTHHALPYGVMLSTSFGGSKSELLELIGLAEAGLLKPHVTRFKLEEAEVALGKLAKGQIVGRAVIVP; via the coding sequence ATGAAAGCCTATCGCTTGTTTGAATGGAAAGAGCCGCCAAAGTTCGTAGATATTCCCGTTCCTGAGCCAGGCGCGGGGCAGGTGCGGCTCAAAGTGGCGGGCAACGGTATTTGTCAGTCGGATTTACATCTAATTCATGAATGGGAAGCCAGCCCGCCCCATTTGAAAATAGAATTACCCATGACCATTGGCCACGAAGTGGGCGGCTGGATCGACAAACTGGGCCCCGGCGTGAGTGGCTTCGAGCCAGACCAGGCCGCCATCGTGACCATCGCAGGATGCGGCCATTGCCGCTACTGTGCGGCGGGTTGGAATAACTACTGCCTGAACAAGGGCAAGCAGGTTGGGATGGGACTTGACGGCGGTCTGGCCGAGTACGTGGTTGCCCCGGCCGGTGCGGTGGTGCCGGTAAATATCGATCCGGCCGAAGCGGCGCCGCTCACTGATGCGGCCCTGAGCTCCTACCACGCCGTGAAGCGGGTGCTGCCCTTGTTGACCGGCGGGACCACCGTGGCCGTAATCGGTGTGGGCGGTCTTGGACATCTGGCTGTTCAGGAGCTGAAAGCGATGAGCCCGGCGCGCATCATCGCTTACGATTTGAGCGATTCGGCGCTGGAGTTGGCCAAAGAACTTGGCGCCGATGAATGCCGAAGATCGGAAGACCCCAATTTCGAAAAAATGAGCATGGAAGCGGTGCTCGATTTTGTGGGTGCCGGCGGCACCATTGCATCAGCAACCAGAATGATTAAACCGCTGGGACACATCGCGGTTGTAGGCCGGGGTCCCGGATCGTTTGAATTCACCCATCATGCTCTTCCGTATGGTGTGATGTTGAGTACCTCCTTTGGAGGAAGTAAATCCGAACTGTTGGAGCTTATCGGTCTTGCAGAAGCAGGGCTCTTAAAGCCGCATGTTACCCGGTTTAAGCTGGAAGAGGCGGAAGTGGCGCTTGGTAAATTAGCTAAAGGACAAATCGTCGGGCGTGCTGTAATCGTACCATAG